From the Lepus europaeus isolate LE1 chromosome 12, mLepTim1.pri, whole genome shotgun sequence genome, one window contains:
- the LOC133771842 gene encoding kynurenine--oxoglutarate transaminase 3-like → LQTVQQNSVYTCATPLQEALARAFWIDINCMGDPECYFNSLPKELEVKRDRIVRLLENVGLKPIVPDGGYFIMADVSSLDADLSDMKNDEPYDYKFVKWMTKNKKLSAIPVSAFCNSETNLQFEKFVRFSFIKRDSTLDAAKGIMKTWSK, encoded by the coding sequence TTACAAACAGTCCAACAAAATAGTGTTTATACTTGTGCAACTCCTCTACAGGAAGCTCTGGCTCGAGCTTTTTGGATTGACATCAATTGCATGGGTGACCCAGAGTGCTACTTTAATTCTTTGCCAAAAGAGCTAGAAGTAAAAAGAGATCGGATAGTACGTTTACTTGAAAACGTTGGCCTAAAACCCATAGTTCCTGATGGGGGATACTTCATCATGGCTGATGTGTCTTCACTAGATGCGGACCTTTCCGATATGAAGAACGATGAGCCTTATGACTACAAATTTGTGAAATGGAtgacaaaaaataagaaactgtCAGCCATCCCTGTTTCAGCATTCTGTAACTCGGAGACTAACTTACAATTTGAGAAGTTTGTACGATTTTCCTTCATTAAAAGAGATAGCACACTGGATGCTGCTAAAGGAATCATGAAGACATGGAGTAAATAG